The genome window TTGGGGGCCATCCATTGACCACTCAAGCTCTGCTGCAGGGCGAGAATTGGGAGGGAAGCAGCCCGTACAAAGCCGAAATTCGAAAGTCTATCTCCAAATCGGGTGCTGTGCTAGCCATCGCTACCAAGTCCAACTACAGTGTTATCGTACAGCTTCTGATTGATGCCGGCGTTGATATTAACTGGAGGGACAAGACAGACGAGACTGCTCTTCACGTCGCAGCTAGATTCGGGCATGAAGAGTGTGCTCGGATTATCCTGAAAGGAACTGCGGATCAAAAGGCGGATCTCGAAGCTACAGAGAGCACCTACTCATGGACTCCTCTTCATGTTGCCGCTGTGGATGGCAAGTACAACGTTGCAGAACTTCTGGTAGAAGCTGGAGCGGACATCACCCGCCTTGATTCATCAGGCTGGACGGCGAGAGAGCATGCTGCGCTGAGAGGTCATATGGACATTGCGCGACTGCTCGAGACCAACGATGTTGAGATCGAATCGCCCCCAACCCGACCTGTCGACACATTGCAGCCAACTCCCTCGGACATGTCATCTATCGGCGAACGTCGCTCAAATGGTAACGGAATCAACAATGGCTCGCGTGCTCCTGATGCTGCTATCAAGAGCTTCGGTCATCGATACTTGACCAATGAGAGCCTTGTACTTGTCAGTCTGGGATCGATGGACATGCGAAAGAACATTGAACCGGTCAGTTTGGATCGTGTTCCACTTACCGAAGCTCATAACACACAACTTGACACCGCTCTATCGATCGTTGTATCTGCTACTGGTGCCAGTGGTGAGCCCACCATCATCGATCTCCCGGTGCATGACAGCATTGCCACTGAACCTGTCGTTTTCACGACAACAGATGCGGGCAAGGTGAAGCTCCTTTTCGATATCGTCCCGACTTACTCGGGCAACGACAAGCACAAGGTTGGGCGTGCCGTGGCGCTCTTGTCTTCTGTCAGACAAACACTGGGATCCAGCCGCATGAACCTGCAGGGAGATGTTTGTGTTCCCATCATGTCAAGCAGCTTCGATGTCATTGGAAccgtcaacttcaacttcttggTCATCACCCCTTTCCACCACCCCAATATGGAAATCACTTCGAGACAGACGTactggaagaagctggagtCAACCATGGTGATTGGTCACCGCGGACTCGGCAAGAACTTGACAAGTAACAGGTCTCTCCAGCTGGGAGAGAATACTCTGCCGTCCTTCATTGCTGCGGCTAATCTTGGAGCTCAATATGTCGAGTTTGATGTTCAACTGACCAAGGACCATGTTCCGGTCATCTATCACGACTTCCTCGTCAGTGAGACAGGTATTGATGCACCAGTCCATACCTTGACACTGGAGCAATTCTTGCACATCAACCCCGACAAGAATCGAGATTCCAAGCAACAATCAAGAAAGAAGCCTGCACCCACGGGCGAGCCAGGTGATTTCCGGGCTCGTAGCAACAGCCTAACACCAAAACGCTCGCAATCTATGGGGTTCGCTGGCAGTGGACCTGATGAGTTGGATGAACGCATGAAACACACAAAGGACTTCAAGGATAAGGGCTTCAAGGGCAACACGAGAGGAAACTTTATTCAAGCTCCTTTCGCCACTCTTGAGGAGCTCTTCCGAGAACTTCCTCAAGAAACTGGCTTCAATATCGAGATGAAGTACCCTATGCTTCACGAGAGTGAAGAGCATGAGATGGACACGTATGCAGTAGAGCTCAACTCATTCTGCGACACAGTACTCTCCAAGGTCTACGACCTTGCTGGAGAACGtcacatcatcttcagctctTTCAACCCCGACATCTGCCTTTGTCTAAGTTATAAGCAGCCTTCCATCCCCATCCTTTTCTTGACAGACGCAGGCTGCTGTGAAGTCTGTGATATACGCGCATCATCCTTACAGGAGGCCATTCGATTCGCGAGACGCTGGAACCTGTTGGGTATTGTTGCTGCCGCAGAGCCTTTCGTCAACAGCCCTCGCCTCATCAAGATCGTCAAAGAGAACGGAATCGTCTGCTTCAGCTACGGCACATTAAATAACGATCCTGAGATGGTTCGGGTAAGTCTAAGCACACACAGAAAGATGTATGTCGATTTTGCTAACCGTCATGGCAGCGTCAAGTCAAGCAAGGCATCGATGCAGTCATCGTCGACAGTGTCCTTGCCATCAGAAAGGGGTTGACAAGCGGGGAAACGCCCACTGAGCCCGTCAACGGCGAGAATGGAACAAATGGTACCCTGAAGCCGGATcacgagctcaaggagaagttGGACGAGTTGACGATCAATGGTGGCGGCCCTTGAGGACAACAGAACCGAGAGTAAGCGCTGCTAGATGGATAGATAGAAAGAAGTGAGACGAACACGGCCTTCAACAGTTGGCTCCCACAGAAAGACAGATAGATTCGCTCAACCCTTTTCGGGAGTGAGCTCGCAAATGGCATCTCTATGACACTATGGCCACGAGTAATACCCCTATCATCGTTTCGAGATGACATTTGATGCCTACCATTCGTCCATGAATAAGAGTCATGTTTGGTTAACAGGTATTGACCAAGTTTTGACGTAAAAGAGTAATCAATGTATAACTGCCGCCTATGCAGTGTGGGTGGTATTGTGATCACAACAGCTCAAACACCCCCAGCCCATCACTTCGCTTCTCTTAAGATAAGAAGGACTCGTGGGTGCAGCCAAACTGCAAGTCGTACGAGTCTGCAGTTACTGACATAAAGCCATGTCTCATAAGCCTGCCTATCGCTGCTATCACGTATTCCATCCTATCTCGCGCCGCGGAAATCAGACCTACAGCCACGCCGCATGGTTTGGAGAAGGTTACAGTGGCTAGGGTGCAAACTCTACATAGTTGCCGTGCTGATCTTCAAGGTTCCTGTACCAGGGCCCATGTTTTGTTCTCATACAGGGGGAAGAacgaggacgaagatgaggcGGAAATAGTCAACCGGCTGTTCTAGGCCTAGGTAGTCATTCACGCATGTTCCTGTTCGTGCTGGATTCTCATGCATGAGAGAGGAGATGGCCTCCTGTGCAATATGTATGTCGTGCCCGGAATGGGAAGCGGCATTCTCGTTTGGTATAGTTTTGTTTCATGCCCTTCCTCAAGCCCGTAACCGTTACGTGAACGACAAACGTTATCCAGTGAAGTATTGCTTCGGAGCCGGCGGGATTCGACACGCAGAAGACATGTCTCAAGATCTGCCTGATCCTGGCACACTGTAGGGTTCGCTCTCATCCGAATAGCGTGTGATGGCTGATCATGGTGCATTGCAGAACAGGGTGAGAGTGACAGAGTACAGGCATCTTCGACTCACTTACTCAATCAGTAGTAGCCTGTTACTTCAACTTGGACCAACTAAACGTCGAGATACGCCAAGGGCTCTGCTGGAGTTCTGGGCCAGCAAGGGTAGAAAGGAAGGTGACTTGACGACTTACTCGACACTAGAACCTGTAGTAAGGTTTAGAGCATGTCTCAGTCTAAAGAGTTATCAAAAGTGCCAGCCTATCTCACCGTTTCCAAGATTTATTACATCGAAATTTGATAGATCGATGTCTTGAGCTGGAGGCCTTGGTCCAAATTAAGCGAACAAGTTCGAACTGGATATGCCGTTGATCTTCAAACAGCCCGTTAGATTGGTTGCGTCCGCCTCCTCAACTACCGATAGTTtcaagggaaaagaaaaacagggTTGACAGGAAACCGGGAAAGTTGCGCGTTGTTGGTGACGAGTCAAGCTGTCAAACGGTGAGATTGCGGCATGATCGTCCTTTAGTGGGTTTAGCTGGTCAATTGGCAGCTGAATATAGGAGCTAGAGAGCTCACGATGTGACCCAGAAGGATTCGTGGTGGAATATCATAATCGACAACTCATGCTTGGTTCAGGTAACCACGCGGTCAGTTGAGAAGACACAAGTCCCTCACACCTGATCAACACCCTTGGGAAGCGCAAGAAGGATAAGGGATCACGAGTAACCAAAGGAGAGCTCACCGATTCGTTTCCATCTCCTAGTCAGGACGAAAGCAGCTCCAGCAATTTGTTTTAGCGAATTTTATATTGCGGTTCCGCATAGGAATCTGGGTATGGACCTAGGAGACCTGATAGACAAGGAAATCCCTAGTTCGCAGAGGATAATATTACGGTCAATATAGTCAATATAGAGGCATGCAGGCACCAATACTCTGTATGGTTGACCATATACCGACTATTATTCAGGGGATGGAAAGATGGCGAGGCGAACGCGACGTCGTAGAGCAGATAGAACAGGGCATCATTGTAGGCACCGGTATAGCTACCATGGCAAGGGCTAACCCCGAGCCGCTTAGCCCCCTCTTCGATGTAACGCAGAGTATGGACTTCTCCAACTGAGAAGATCCGCGTCCAGGATTTTATGCACGTTGAGGGGATTGCTGCAACCTCGAGAGTATGGCGGGCGTGTGGTAAAGGGCGGGAAAAGGCGCCTAACCCCCCAATAAGTGTTAATCCATTGAACCAGACAAGATAGACGTTGCCTTTTCCCCTGTCGCCATTGTTTCTGTTCACGTACTGTAGGTTCTGAGATTCTCGTATTAAGCCACCCATGTCGGGGTGACGTTTTGTGATATGTTGCTGAGATCCGGGGGTCCCTAGACAGCTAGCTTTCTGTCATATGTCACATTTCGGCGGGAACAAGGAGTGAGTCCGTCAGAAGAACAATAGTGAATGGTCAGGTGCAATAATTGTGGACTCGTGGAACGGCACGCAATTGTTTTTATCGAGTCATGTCGTTGAAAGACTGTGAGCATACTCCGTTCTGCCAGGTTCGAAGCCCAGTCAATTATCAAGAGTCAAGCGATAGACCAAGTTGAACTGAGCGAGGCTGGGCTGGGGCTGCAAATCTGCAACCCTGCTTATATCAATATCGTGTGGGGATTCGAAATGACACTTGGTAACAAGGCCTGTTCAGGCAACAATGTGCAAAAAGCAGTGCAGGTCGGGCGAGCCTTGGCGCAAGATTCTCGATCAATTGATCATCGTGCAAATTGGAAGTTGAATGAATACCCAATTTCTGATGAGAGTTGTGCCGTCCAAGGCCCCTCATTTGATATGCCTCACTGCAAGGGACTCGACGATTATGCTGGAGGAACTTGTTGAAAACTTGCTTTTCCTTGTGCCGCTGTATTGCTTCCTTGTAGCAACAACGTCTGTTTCTTTCCGTTATGGTCCACATCTGTGCCAACTCATCCGTGCCGGTTGGTCATGAGGGTCTTGCTGCGTATTGACTCACGGCATGATATTAAATTGTTCTTTAGGGTAGTTCGACAAGGAATTTAATGACGTGACTGAATATTCCCTGGTACAGTACCCGCCAACGTGCCAGGGAAAAGACATCCTGAACCTGAATCATTCTCTGGATCTGTACATGTTTGAGTCCCCTGCAGGATATCTGTCAGCCTTGACCCAACTACAGTGGCGAACGGCAGAAGCAATCGTCAACTGAGTTTACCGTTCACACTACTGTGATGCGGTTGGCAAACTCAATCGTTTCCGTTCTTCCTTGTTTCAAACATGCGATTCTGAAGTCGAAGACCTCGAGGCACTTGGCAGATCGACAACGGAACACTGGACGTTCCGGTCTGAGGAGCTGCGAACCACTGAAACCACCCTAGATCTCGAACAAGTATACACATCGTCGAAGAAACGAAGCTTTAGTGGGGATATCAACATTATGAACTCGAAGAAATGGTGTGAGTTCATGACTCGCCACACCTAGCACAAGTTTCGCTTGCAAGGGTAGAGGGCGTGAGCTCTACCTGGATGTTCTCAGGTTCTGCTCTGCTTGATGTTTTCCGCTCCCCACAAGTGTCAGGGGCAAATGTCTGTGAGCTCGACTCGGCCGATTGCTCATCTCATCGGGATCAAACGATCAGCAGCAACCCAGCTGCCATGTCACGCCAAAACACAGATCCATTTAGGGCGACAGCGAACAGACAGTGCGTTGCCGCGCTAAGAGCGAGGTCGCCCAAGGTTGGAAATTTTGTAGGCCTTCACTCCTCTTCGTATTGTTTGAGGCATATGATGGATATTAACGCAACCCTGTTTCCTTTCCCCTTCAATGTGATACCATGCCACTGCAGGGCAAGTACACTCTATTTGCAAGCATTATATGGATATAATGTCGATACAAGTGTTGACAAGCACCCATTCGCTTGCTTGGAAGTTgatcagcaccagcaggTTGATGATTTACCGCCGTCGCCGCGGTATTTGAACTGGTCCCACGCCTGCGCCATGCAGATGCCGGCGGCATCACATAAATTTCATCCAAGGATCTTGATCATCCGTCGCTCCTCTTTTTTTCATTGTCATATCCTAAAGAGGGTCGCTCCATCGGCAACGAGTCGGGTGGTGACAGTTATCCTGCGGTCCGCTCCGTGCCTCGGTTTGTTCCAGTGTCAAACACACTGCAATCCTGGTGCCGTTCACCTCAAGGGACATGTTCGTGCGTTATTCCAGACCCAAAATGGTGTAAATATGCTCCAAAGTCCGCGGCTTAGCGTAATATCAAACGCTTGAATGACTCGGGCTGTCTGTTGTGATGGACCAGCGTACTGATAGATCCACGATAAGGTCAGTCCGGTCCTGCATGGAATGAAACGATATGGATACCGTGTCCCGATGTTGCCGATTGGACCCTTCATTTCCCGGTCCTGAGAGCCACGTGTGGTGTTTCAACGGTAGGGCTTAAAAGAGATCATCGTGTAATGCACTGCCGAGACTGCCTTTAGTACACTCGCGTCAATCGTAGAACGGCAGTTGTAGGCAGTTGTAGGCAGTTGTAGGCAGTTGTAGGCAGTTGTAGGCAGTTGTAGGCAGTTGTAGGCAGTTGTAGGCAGTTGTAGGCAGTTGTTGCGTAGTATTTGCTCCGGTTACGCACGACTATCGCGCTACTGTCTTTCATCAATGATCAATATACATCTGACGAAATTTGTCCCGTCATTTCGCACACAGTATCCGAGGCTAGTGGAGCGTGGTGGCGAAGATTTGCATAATCAACAATAATCCGGGGTGCTTGTCGAAAACTTTACGATTGATACGACCTTAATTCCTTGCTGTTATTCATTCAGTCATGAGGCTGTAACGTCGCATAGTCACACAACGGTTACAAGCCGGCAGTCAAACATAAGATTTCCGACATGGTTGAAGTTGACACCCTTGTCAGTCTTGAGAGTTTTGTGCCCCTGGTGCAAAACCAGGTCCCAACCTTGTTAGGCAGCGCCCAAAAAGGACCTAGTTTGCGAGCTGAAGTTACACTCGTGACTTGATTCGAGTTGGGGATATGATCTTCAAGTTGGAGATCACTCGAACCAGGACCCTGTTCCAAGAGCCGAAACGCAGAGTAAGCCCCCACCTGTCAGTTCGGCTAGGATTGCTAGTGGTTCAGCTGGATCCCTGCCATTGCACTCGACGTCCCGCCAAGCTGGACACGATTCAGACTTTAGATAAGCCTGTCCATTGCTGATATTCTTGTTCTGCAATGCGACTCTATAAAATAGCCAGGATTACTTCGTTAGCCGGGCATGTTGGAAGTAAATAGCAGCGAGATTGCACTCCAGCTTGTAGCATCCTTGTATATAACCTTTCGTGGGGTTTCCAGGCACAGGACTGAATGAGTGGCTGGCTCTCGACGTTCAGAGGACCAAGAATGACTCCACGAGTCGTAAAAAGGCGCCAATCAAAGTGCAGTATTGTAACTTGGGTTGAGAGATTGAGTGCAGCAGAAGTTCCGTGTCTAAACTCATTTCCAATATCCAAGACTCGTTCGAAGGCATTATCTAGCCACTATGCCCCCTGGTCATGTTGATCAATCTGCCATAGCCCGTAGAGATGAATTAGTTGAGACCAGGCTAGCAAAATGCTTTCTGTTTTGGTGAAACGAAGACATGAGGTCTTGGGAATTCAAGTCTTCAGTCTCAAGGGGCCAAATGTTGTGATCCTGATCCACTAACCAACTTCATAGCTTGGGGCACCCGAGTCATGTCGGTACCAATTCCATGGTCGTTCCGCGCCCAAGTAACGGATAAACATCAAGGTCGAGATCGTTGCTGAAACATCTTTGACGGTGCCTGATTAGTGTCGGTCAGGGCCCAGGGACAGTTGGCCCCAGCTGACAGCTTAAAGGTGCGGTTCCCGGAACCAGCAGGTAGTGCACAATACCATCGTTTTGGTCTCGGAGATGAGAGACAATCTTGGAACTATTGGCCCGTGCCTCATTGGCCGTGTTTGTTTCTTGCCGTCTCGACCGGTGAACCAGTGAGTGGCCGCCAAGACAGTTTGAGAATGGGTGcgaaaaaaagaaagaaagggaaaCAAACAATGAAGATCCAATACGAGTAGTTTCGAGTAGCCAATTTCACCTAATGGGCCGCCAAGGAGAGCGAGCCGCTTAGGCAGCCAAATTATCAAGCCATGCGAGTTCATGATAATTCCAGTGCTACTGGCCTTGGACAATGGCAGACCAGCGGTTTGCTGTACGTTGGCCTCTTGTCCCTTTCCAACACTCACTTGGAAATAGAAATATCCAGGTCAATGCAAAGAGAGCTCAGGCTCATTGACGATCTGACCGGCTCCTCTGGACGGTTCCTTCCGATTGGCGTGGACAGGCATGTGGCACGTGGCAGCCAGCCAATGCTAAATCCACCGTTGTTTGGAGCTGGTCCCAAGTCAGTTCATGGCCCAGAGCCTGGAGTTTGCAGGGCTGAGATTGACGTAGACTAGACACACCTCAACGCTCTTCTCAGCCAGAAAAGCGCTTCAGATCTGACCCTGCATGTGATTTCTGTGGGCTTGGTGACATGTAACGATAACGCACGGTAGTTGTGGTTAAAAAAAGATCAACGTAAAACAAACACTGCACTTTAAGTCTGTGCATGCTGGTCGCAACGGAATCTGGCTGTACGGCTATCAGATCAATGCCTTTGAGGCCCTCTCAGAGCCAAGAGAGGCCCAGAAAGTGATGACGGTATCATTTGCTTCTGGTGATGATTTGTATGAGGGTCAATCTGCTTGCCTCGCCTGTAATGAAACTTGAACGAGCACCTGCTGACCCGTGATGTGGCCGCCTCAAACGTCACTTTCTGGTAATAGACCAGATCGATAGCTCCTGCCAATGGACGTTCATGCTTCATTCGATCGCACCTGGCCCGAATGTCATTATATTGGCACAGATCATTCAGCCTTGAATACGCCGCAGCCACAGGCACAGTTGAGTAAGGTATGTACTCAAACTCCGGAAGAAATATCTCCGGGGAGGTGCTTCATTTCTTCTGGAGTTGAGGCTTATTCAGATGGCATCGTTGGCATCATGCTTCCTGCACTGGTGTCAGCAACTCACAGACTACATTCAAAACGTCATGCACTGTAGATATGTTCAACATCTGTCAAAGCGCATCGAGGATCTCGCGCTTATCGGCATAATAGAGGTCATAACAGACATGTCTGAGTGCTTTGCGTTAGCTTAGTTACGAAGTTGAGTGTTTCGTATGctaatgatgatgaaagtgATCCAATATCAACAAGCCACAGAACGATCTGGCCAGAACAGTACCCAGAGCAGGATAAACCCGTAAGCGAACAGACCTATCAGAAATTCCTAACGACATGCAACGGCTAGAACAAAGACATATGCTCATTTCTCAAACCAGCCGTACCGGAACGCCCACAATAGGCCGCCCTCAGTTAGCTCACGATAATATTACAGCCGCATTATAGCTGAGCCGCAGCCCGCAGGAGGGAATGACAGCGGACACAACTGAAGATGGATTGCGCCACTGAATACTCGAACCAAGAGCATGTTCTCAATTCGGCACAACTGAAAATGTGTTGTTGTGAGCCAACAATCTCCAGCCTGTGGGATCCTTGGCGAATGTCATATTCAATCATCGAAACTAGCGTGGCGCATATGCATTGATAATTCCCGCAGAGTGTCTGCACCAATCTTCCCAAAGCTCGGGACATCACATCACGAGTGCCTTTCTGGTGCTGCAGGATCGAGAGCACAGGTGCAGGTGGCTGTGGGAAGCGGTGAGATGGAGTACCCGTAAGCAACTGCAGCTATCGAGAGTCGAAGGCATCGCTACCGTTACATCGTAAGGTTTGCCATTCCGGGTCATGCCTCGCAAATCAGGCAGGGTGATGCCGGTCGAGTGATCTTCACGGGCATGTTGCAGATGGCCAGGGATCCCCTCACTGAATTGTTTCAATGTACGTTTTGCACAAGTTGCTTTCGGAAACAAACTCGGCCGAGGAACAAGTTGTGCAAAACGGAGTAGGAGCAGGGTCTCCGGGTACGACACTGCGAGCCTCACAGTGTAGTCCAGATGATCAGCGCATTGCGTCTTCTGGGTTGACCCTGGAAGGGTCGGAGAATGAATTTGTGCTGGTCCTGAAGAACTCTCGGTCCGCAAACCAAGCCGACTGGTGATAAGCCAAGCATGTGGGGTCGATAAATGCAACCGTAGCCAGCCTCTTGCCCCAATTCTAAACTCTAATCCAGGATTCAAGGGTGTCTATCACTACCTATCTCATAACGTGTAGAGGTAGCCTCAAAAATACGTTGCTAGCCTGGCTCTGGCATTTATCCGTGATTTTCGGACTATAGTAACTCCTATTATCTGCCATTGCTGGGGGAATAGACATAGGAAGAAACAAACATAGTTTGCGAGATCGCAAGCATACCCTGAATATGGATGTTTACATGGAGGAACCGAAGAAATCACTACCACTTTTGACTATTCTCGTTTCTCATGCCTGGCTTCTGTTTCAGACTCATGTTTCTGCTACCCCGGGGCATAGTTAACGCGTAGTTATTGGAGTGGCGCCTTGGTGAGCAGTCGTCATTTTTCCATCAACCGTTCATGCTTCTGGCCCAAAAGGAACACACCATACCGACTGAACAGGGGATGCTCAATAGTCTGGCCTATACTGTCGCGGTTCGCTACAATGTGGTTTTGTGTACTCCTCAGAGCTATCATCACCTAGACCGCTGACTTGGCGTCAGGGGAGGTGAGAGGGCCCGTGCATGCATCGCCAGCTGATCAGCACTCAAAGCTAGCAGCCATATTTAATGCAAATACTCCGgggagatggtgttgtgcTCTGAGAGGCCGTTGATCACTTGGTTTTATCTAAGGGGAGCAGGGCTGCATTGATGTCTTCACCTCAACAGCTAGCTTCAGCCCTGAGGATGAAAATGAGACAGGTCAGTTGCACAGACCCTGCTGCGTGTCAACTTAGATAGGCTGGGCTGGGTGACTTCTGTCAAATCTTAGTCCAAAGGGATCAACGCTTGGGATTAATCTCATTCTCCAGTTGTTGGCTGAGCGATGTGGAGGAGGCGTTCGAAACGTTGGGGTCTCAGAGTAATTCGGCAAATCAGCATTAACGTAGCCCACTCTCAACTATCAACCACAAACACTTAATCTCATTGCACAACCAGGCCCTACGGACAAACCTTCAACAAATTTAATATTTCAAGGGGCGAGAGGATTAGAGACGAGACGACATGAGATGAGATCGCGCTTCAGTAGTAGCAAAGATGGTGTGTGAGTTGTGCATTGGTAGTAAAACTTAGGAAATAAACAGAGGCTGCAGGGTTTGATCCGCGTTGAGGAGGCGTTCAAGGGTGCGGTAACCGGCATGCAGGATGCTGTATTGCAACAGGGACTCGCCTTGATAGTGGGAGCCCAGTTGGGGCCCCTGCCGTTCCGTGGCTTTCAAGTTGGAGCCAGGAGCGTGGGCAAGGCTCGATTGATTTATGGACTTTGGCTTAGAGACAAGGATTAAACAAAGGTTGGGCAGGTCACTGCTTGTGTAGCGCTGCGTGTAAAAAGCCAAGTCAGGAACGGCGTGAACAATCAGCCGGGTTTGACAAGGGTTTTTACTGTGGGTGGTGGAGCAGAGATCTTGATAGGTTTTATGGCCTGGCGTTCTGTCCATTTCAGTGTAGAAAATACGTATTTACACGTCATGGTTCCTCCTCAAATCAATGCAATGTTGTCCACCCTTGGAATGCTCCTGTTGATGGCTTGTTCTATGGCCTTTTGCAGTTGGAAATTGCTTCACTCCGACTCCGTATCGCGAGCCTCTAAGCACTTGCAAAAAGGTTAATCTGTACCTCCGGATCTGAACGCCGTTACCTGTTCGGGCCTCTGCTCGGACGTCTTTAGGCCAGGAATGGACGTTGGTGAACGAAACGAGGTGTGACACGAGCGCCCAGGACCGGCACGAACCCTGTGGCCCATGTTGGTGAAGtactggtgctggtgtttACAGATTGCCAACATTACTGGATCCCCGCCGTTTGGTTTAACTCCCGTCTTGTCCAACGTCCCAAGTGCCGTCAGAGGCAAGTTTATTTAATCGCCGACGACACCTGTCAGAAGGATTTGTCGAGTCATGGTGCATGGGAATACTGACTGGATATAAGAGATAGTGATGATCACCTGCTCACCGACGATCCTCTCTTTTCTGATGTAATTGATTGACCTCGACTCGACTCTGGAGAGTTACTGGCAACATGTCTTTGGTGGGGGAATATCTGGTCAAGCAGAACCCCTGTTCTCTTCTTAGCAGTGGCTGATCATTACAACTGCCTGCATAAGAACCCCTGCCCTCATACCGACGGACATGGATATGCCGGCTTTGGAGGTCTTTGGTTGCGATAAGGCATCAAGAGAGGCTTGAAGTTACATATGATGACTTGGTGTGTGACGGATTAGACTGTTAGGCTCTGTACCACCAAGTTGGTGGCTTGCTCGATTACGAAGTTCTG of Fusarium oxysporum Fo47 chromosome I, complete sequence contains these proteins:
- a CDS encoding glycerophosphocholine phosphodiesterase, with amino-acid sequence MGALLELRSQFRNLQWFGEINHKGFVKITKKLDKKVPDLVTQGPYIDTKVKVKPFAKQANTTRLLDEINKWMSVLSEAQTFDDTMSEHSTRSLGRASAKGMLSLPQAQLDALDQAVRNDDVPALEAGLKTSNVIEEGAQPLMLGLLQRSISSRSKTCLAFLLSNLKSLDEPDDINARNCIHRLVIHIGRTKSVPEGEQDSKSRPVPAGSQFSNKHLEPGLATSKAPKSLNQKESLLLTKDDEAVQLFIFLLEQLRPEQRVALKSRDSFGRMPLHYAAQFGIVVVCQIIMSKMQQWDQFHVKDGIDTPEWQDNDGYAPLHLSVVGGHPLTTQALLQGENWEGSSPYKAEIRKSISKSGAVLAIATKSNYSVIVQLLIDAGVDINWRDKTDETALHVAARFGHEECARIILKGTADQKADLEATESTYSWTPLHVAAVDGKYNVAELLVEAGADITRLDSSGWTAREHAALRGHMDIARLLETNDVEIESPPTRPVDTLQPTPSDMSSIGERRSNGNGINNGSRAPDAAIKSFGHRYLTNESLVLVSLGSMDMRKNIEPVSLDRVPLTEAHNTQLDTALSIVVSATGASGEPTIIDLPVHDSIATEPVVFTTTDAGKVKLLFDIVPTYSGNDKHKVGRAVALLSSVRQTLGSSRMNLQGDVCVPIMSSSFDVIGTVNFNFLVITPFHHPNMEITSRQTYWKKLESTMVIGHRGLGKNLTSNRSLQLGENTLPSFIAAANLGAQYVEFDVQLTKDHVPVIYHDFLVSETGIDAPVHTLTLEQFLHINPDKNRDSKQQSRKKPAPTGEPGDFRARSNSLTPKRSQSMGFAGSGPDELDERMKHTKDFKDKGFKGNTRGNFIQAPFATLEELFRELPQETGFNIEMKYPMLHESEEHEMDTYAVELNSFCDTVLSKVYDLAGERHIIFSSFNPDICLCLSYKQPSIPILFLTDAGCCEVCDIRASSLQEAIRFARRWNLLGIVAAAEPFVNSPRLIKIVKENGIVCFSYGTLNNDPEMVRRQVKQGIDAVIVDSVLAIRKGLTSGETPTEPVNGENGTNGTLKPDHELKEKLDELTINGGGP
- a CDS encoding uncharacterized protein (expressed protein), giving the protein MFSGSALLDVFRSPQVSGANVCELDSADCSSHRDQTISSNPAAMSRQNTDPFRATANRQCVAALRARSPKVGNFVGLHSSSYCLRHMMDINATLFPFPFNVIPCHCRASTLYLQALYGYNVDTSVDKHPFACLEVDQHQQVDDLPPSPRYLNWSHACAMQMPAASHKFHPRILIIRRSSFFHCHILKRVAPSATSRVVTVILRSAPCLGLFQCQTHCNPGAVHLKGHVRALFQTQNGVNMLQSPRLSVISNA